From one Staphylococcus kloosii genomic stretch:
- the gmpC gene encoding dipeptide ABC transporter glycylmethionine-binding lipoprotein: MKKLLFLVVAALIVLAACSGGKEKVTVGVASNDTKAWEKVKELAKDKDIDLEIKQFSDYNVPNKALSDGDIDMNAFQHFAFLNEYKKSHKNAKISAASTTVLAPLGIYSDKIKDIKKVKNGAKVIVPNDVSNQARSLKLLETAGLIKLDKDFGLTGSIKDIKDNPKNLKIKAVDAQQTARALSDVDLSVINNGVASKAGLNPKKDPLFQEKTTSKAVEPYINVIAINDKDKDNKTYKEIIKLYHSKEAQKALKEDTKDGEKSVDLSQQEIKEIEQRLAK; the protein is encoded by the coding sequence ATGAAGAAATTATTATTTTTAGTAGTCGCGGCCTTGATCGTTTTAGCTGCTTGTTCAGGTGGGAAAGAAAAAGTAACTGTAGGGGTTGCTTCAAATGATACTAAAGCATGGGAAAAAGTAAAAGAATTAGCAAAAGATAAAGATATTGATTTAGAAATTAAGCAATTCTCTGACTATAATGTGCCTAATAAAGCATTAAGTGATGGGGATATTGATATGAATGCATTTCAACATTTTGCTTTCTTAAACGAATATAAAAAGTCACATAAAAATGCTAAGATTTCTGCTGCTAGTACAACTGTTCTAGCGCCACTTGGTATTTATTCTGATAAAATCAAAGATATTAAAAAAGTGAAAAATGGTGCTAAAGTTATAGTACCTAATGATGTATCTAACCAAGCGCGATCATTGAAATTATTAGAAACTGCTGGGTTGATAAAATTAGACAAAGATTTCGGTTTAACAGGTTCAATTAAAGATATAAAAGACAATCCAAAGAATTTGAAAATAAAAGCAGTAGATGCGCAACAAACGGCGCGTGCGTTGTCTGATGTGGATTTATCAGTAATTAATAATGGTGTGGCATCAAAAGCAGGATTGAATCCGAAAAAAGACCCATTATTCCAAGAGAAAACAACTTCTAAAGCTGTTGAACCATATATAAACGTAATCGCCATAAATGATAAGGATAAAGATAACAAAACGTATAAAGAAATAATTAAGTTATATCATTCTAAAGAAGCACAAAAAGCACTTAAAGAAGATACGAAAGATGGCGAAAAATCAGTCGACTTATCTCAACAAGAAATCAAAGAAATTGAACAGAGATTAGCAAAATAA
- a CDS encoding methionine ABC transporter permease, which translates to MFGSSIDSSQLFEALYQTLYMVTVSLIIGAIIGIPLGILLVITRKNGVWPNAVLHQILNPIINILRSIPFIILLIAIVPFTKLLVGTSIGTTAAIVPLTVYVAPYIARLVENSLLEVDDGIVEAAKAMGASPMQIIWHFLLPEALGSLILAITTAIIGLIGGTAMAGAVGGGGIGDLALVYGYQRFDTLVIIITVVVLVIIVQIIQSLGNYLSKKIRRN; encoded by the coding sequence ATGTTTGGATCAAGTATCGACAGCAGTCAATTATTTGAAGCGTTATATCAGACGTTATATATGGTGACTGTATCCTTAATAATCGGTGCTATTATAGGTATTCCATTAGGTATACTGCTTGTTATTACACGTAAAAATGGCGTTTGGCCAAACGCTGTACTACATCAAATTTTAAACCCAATCATCAATATTCTGAGATCTATACCTTTTATCATTTTATTAATAGCAATCGTGCCTTTTACGAAGTTATTAGTGGGAACTTCTATAGGTACAACCGCAGCAATCGTACCGCTTACGGTATATGTTGCACCTTATATAGCACGTTTAGTAGAAAACTCTCTATTAGAAGTAGATGACGGAATTGTAGAAGCGGCTAAAGCTATGGGTGCTTCTCCTATGCAAATTATTTGGCATTTTTTATTGCCAGAAGCGCTGGGTTCATTAATATTAGCCATTACTACAGCAATCATTGGTTTAATTGGCGGTACTGCCATGGCCGGCGCTGTTGGTGGCGGTGGTATTGGTGATTTAGCGCTTGTCTATGGTTACCAACGTTTTGATACACTAGTCATCATTATTACAGTAGTTGTGTTGGTTATCATTGTACAAATCATCCAGTCGTTAGGAAATTATTTATCTAAAAAAATCAGAAGAAATTAA
- a CDS encoding methionine ABC transporter ATP-binding protein, producing the protein MIEFRNIDKTFHKKKETIHALKDVSFTVEQNDIFGVIGYSGAGKSTLVRLVNQLERATKGQVIVDGHELDTYKEQELRSVKKQIGMIFQHFNLLNAKTVYKNVAMPLILSKKSKGEIQQKVEEMLEFVGLADKKDQYPDELSGGQKQRVAIARALVTNPKILLCDEATSALDPATTSSILDLLQRVNKTFGVTILIITHEMGVIQKICNRVAVMENGSVVELGDVKQVFSHPQTQTTKNFVSTVITTEPSKELQQTFDNRDDDNYQDYKLFLDATQINQPIINELTRHYHLNVNILFSSMSTIQDETVCYLWLRIERDNNFNEQSIKQYFDTKAISFEEVQ; encoded by the coding sequence TTGATTGAGTTTCGCAATATTGACAAGACATTTCATAAGAAAAAAGAAACCATACATGCATTGAAAGATGTGTCTTTTACTGTAGAACAGAATGACATATTTGGAGTGATTGGTTATAGTGGCGCTGGTAAAAGTACGCTCGTTCGATTGGTTAATCAATTGGAGAGAGCCACAAAAGGACAGGTCATTGTCGACGGACATGAACTGGATACATATAAAGAACAAGAGTTACGTTCTGTAAAAAAACAAATAGGCATGATTTTCCAACATTTTAATTTGTTAAATGCCAAAACGGTTTATAAAAATGTGGCAATGCCACTAATTTTAAGCAAGAAAAGTAAAGGCGAAATACAACAAAAAGTTGAAGAAATGCTAGAATTTGTTGGCTTAGCTGATAAAAAAGATCAGTACCCAGATGAATTATCAGGCGGTCAAAAACAACGTGTAGCAATTGCTCGAGCATTGGTCACTAATCCTAAAATATTGCTATGTGACGAAGCTACAAGTGCTTTGGATCCAGCAACAACGAGTTCAATTTTAGATTTATTACAGCGTGTTAATAAGACGTTTGGTGTCACAATACTGATTATTACACATGAAATGGGCGTAATACAGAAAATATGTAATAGGGTAGCAGTAATGGAAAATGGTAGTGTGGTTGAACTAGGCGACGTTAAGCAAGTTTTCAGTCATCCTCAAACGCAGACGACGAAAAACTTTGTGTCGACAGTTATCACTACAGAACCTTCAAAAGAACTACAACAAACCTTTGATAACCGAGATGACGATAATTACCAAGACTATAAGTTGTTTTTAGATGCTACACAAATTAATCAGCCTATTATTAATGAACTTACTCGACATTATCATTTAAATGTAAATATATTATTTTCATCAATGTCTACGATTCAAGATGAAACAGTGTGCTATTTATGGTTAAGAATAGAACGAGATAATAACTTTAATGAACAAAGTATTAAACAATACTTTGATACTAAAGCAATATCATTCGAGGAGGTGCAATAA